In Nostoc piscinale CENA21, the genomic stretch AGAAGGAGAAGTTGTAGTTAATACTCATGATATCCAAGGTCAAAACATTACGAGTTGGGATATCAACGGAGAATCTTCTCAAAGCTTACTTGCTTATAATTGGGTAGACGAAAAAACCCTTGTAATTTCAACAGGTTTTGGCGCAATTAAAGATTTAGTACCACAACCTTATATTCCCTTGCCTGCAACTTATAATTTCCAAACTGCAACTAATTCTTTACCCCGACCTAACTACGGCTATTTTTATTTGAATGGGGGATCTACCTTGTCTTGGATTTATGGATTTGCTCCCAGTTTCTTTGATGATAAAAACTTCCGACCTTGGAAATCAATCATTGGTTCAATCTACAGTTTAAGTGCCACAAGTTCTACGACACCAGATAAAGAACAAGTTGATTTCTTAATGGTATTAGCTCCTACTAGAAGGCCAATTAATCCTGTGGGTAAAGAGTAATTGTGTGAGGCAGAAGCTCAGAGATTATTTATAAAGTAAATCTGAACTCTGCCAGACATCAACCCAACCACTCAGGATTAAGTGCTGTACTATCAAATTGACTAGTAGTTTTAAACAATTCATATTGACCTTTAGCCGCCGCTTGACGAGTCCGGTTTAATAGTTCTTGAACTTGTGCTTGACTCATAGGTTCAAATGTGCGGACTGCTTCAAAAGCTTGGTCTAAAATTTTCATACTTTCAATGCCTGTAATCACTGTGGATGTTGGTAAATTCATCGCATAGTGTAAGCATTCGATGGGTTTAACTGTGTTGCTTTTGAGAATGTTTTGATCACCCATTGATTTCATTCCCAAAACACCAATTCCATCTTTCACAAGTCTGGGTAAAACTTGACGTTCAAAACTGCGAAAATGGGCATCCATAACATTTAATGGCATTTGTACTGTATCAAAACGAAAGTTGTTTTGAGCAGCAACATCCAGCATTCTCAAGTGAACTAAGGGGTCTTTGTGGCCAGTAAAGCCAATGTAGCGAATTTTGCCAGCTTTTTGGGCTTCTAGAACCGCCTCCATTGCACCGCCAGGAGCAAAAATCCTGTCTGGGTCTTCCATACGGATGATTTCATGATGCTGTAATAAGTCTATGCGATCGCTCTGCAATCTTTTCAACGAATCATCAATTTGCTGGGCTGCGGCTTTTTTTGTGCGACCATCAATCTTTGTCATCAGAAACACTTTTTGCCGATAACCATCCCGGAGTGCTTTACCCATCCGAATTTCACTCCCGCCATTGTGATAGTCCCAGCTATTGTCCATAAAGTTAATACCACGATCAATGGCAGTGCGAATCAGCCGAATACCTTCTTCTTCGTCTTTTGGCCTACCAATATGGTGTCCGCCCAAACCAATTACCGAAACTTTTTCCCCAGTACGACCTAACTGACGATAAATCATTTCGCCTTTTTTAATTGGAGTGGGTTGATTTTGAGCTAAAGCTTGTTTGCCAATTCCTGCTGACGCTGCTAGTCCGACTGTTCCTAAACCAGAGGCAGAAGCTATTTTCAGTAAATCTCGTCTACTGATTTCCATAAATCATTGAAATCAAACTATTACATCCTCATAGCTTTGCACGGTGCAGAGTAAGCTACATCTAACTGTTGAAAGAGAACAGTCTTGATCAATAGGTATATTAAACCTGGATTTCTCTCTTGTGAGAAATCCAGGGGTGTGGGAAGGGTGGGAGGAGTGGGAGGATGGTGAAGAAATCTTTCCCCCCACACTCCCCACACTTTTCACACCCGCTACCCATACGTGAGAAATTCGGGTTAAACCACTTATGAATTATTAACCGGGAAGTATTGCTATATCAGGTTCTTTGTTGTTAGAGTGATTGCTGATTTGGTGTCGAGGTAGTAGGTTTTAAGATATTTAAATAAGTGTCAATAAATATTGAAATGTAATTTCATCAATAAATTATTTAAACACTTACAGTTTTATGTATTGAATTTTATGCCTAAGAATAAATAAATTTTTCGTAAATTTATTCACGCAGATATGCTGGCGTAGGGAGTTCATGTTATTTGTGAATTCTAGATATCGAGAAAGTGAGTTCCTAGTTAATTAACTCTTGCCTCGGAGAGATGATTGCAAATCTTTCATCTGAAACCTGATATAGTCTTTCCTGGTCTGCTGAGGTACAAATTTATCTGCATCAATCTGTGTACCCTTCGGAAAGCCGATACTGCTTCTACATCGGCGGTTAACTCTTATTGCTTGTACTTCACTAGAATAAGAAACGCTATAAAAACTTAATAAATAAGCAGATGCAAGATTGGGTGTTTATCTCTCTTAATATCTAACAAATTTAAGAGGTAATAACATGAAATCCAACAGACAGCTATCCAAAATAGTTTTAGTTTCTCCAGCCAGTGTTTCAAGTAGTTTAGTAAATATTAGTATATGTACTGTCATACTTGCTGGAGCAGCCTCAGCCCCTGCTCTTGCTGATCCAGTTCCAGATCCTGTTTTTCCAGATTTACCCACAGTCTTCTGTTTTCGTTTCACCGATAGCCAATTAGTTCCTGGAGACGCGGGTAATGACCGCATAGAATTCGAGTTTGAGGTTTTAAACTGGACAAACACAAAAGCATCTGGTGTAGATATTGCTTTAAACCAAGGTAATGGCTTTGGCAGCGTCAGAGAAGCTAAACCATTCTTTGCAGGAGCGGGTATTGATCCTAATGGTAGACCCATTGGAGCGGGAGACGATGGTCTTCCTCCTGGTAACTTGAATATTACTAATGATTGGCGTGTAGATTCTATTACTCCAGGTAATGAGTTAGAGAAAACAGCAATTAAATGGAGAGCAGGAACACCAATCAATAATATTGATTTATTAGGTGGAACAAGACCTAGTTTCATTAACCCTAATGATCCAGAAACAATCGATAACGGAGACAATGTTCTTGATGGGTTTACATTTACAGCTGATGACTTTGATATAGGAGAAGTTCTTTCATTTAACTGGTTCCTCAAAGATGTAAATGATGTTCCTATTGGGAGTGTAGGTAGAGGAAATGCTTATGGTTTCGGTACAGTAAACATTACTCGTATTACTTCAGGAAGTCCTTTACCAGGAAGAGTATTAGTAGGAAACACTGGTTTTAGCCAATCGCCGAATCTTTTCTATGATCGAATATATGATTTAGGTGATGGTACACAGTTAGCTGCGGAATTTGGTGCTGGGATTACTGCTCCTTTTCAAAACCCAAATGATAATCCTGGTGTTGCTATTAACACAGAACCTGTCCCTGAACCTACAACAATTATGAGTTTAGCTGTTGCATTTGGCTTCGGAAATTTTTTTCAAAAAAAAGATTTCCTAAAAAGCAAAAGAGCATAGCATAAATAGTCTAATCCCCTTTGGGAGGATGTTTGAGATTTATAATTGATCACGGTAACATCTGAAGATATTGCATTATTTTCTTTTAAAATGTTACCAAGCTGAATATTTATATTTCTCAAATATCTACTTAAAGCTAAAATAGTTTTTAGCTAATGTTTAATGAAGAGTTTTAAATAACTTTCACTTTGTTTAACTGGTTACTTTTATTAGTAAGGATGCAAAAATGGATCAAGCCAAGCTAATAATAATTAATAATTATGGCTCTCCCAGACTTGAGTTGATAAATTAATACTAAAAAACCTTTAAAACGATTTACATAACATCAAATATTTAATAAAAATGTACTTTGTTTCTCTTGAATACCTTATTATATAAGGATTTAACCTGATATCAAGTATTAGTTTGCCATAACTAGTCTAGGAGAGCCATAGTTATTATTAATTAAAAGATTATTGATCCTTAACAAATTAAGCTGCAATTGTAGTTAAATTGATTTAATTAATTAATGATATTAATTAGTAATAGGAAAAATATTTTTTTTATCTGACACTTTAGGTCTTGTTCATGAATGTTAAAAATACCTTGAATAAACAAATACTGGTACAACGCCTGATTATAGTAGCTACTCCACTAATCTTAGGTCTTTTAGAAATCTGGCATCCCGTTGGACTACCAGGCAAAACACCTTATGAATCTGTCTTGCCTGTGGTTGATTGGTGGCTTGTTCTTCATCTGCTACAATTGCCTCTATTTGGCTTAT encodes the following:
- a CDS encoding DUF3352 domain-containing protein, producing the protein MRLQAIAYRQTPKSETDEFQTEQPEAIVSRLPGATYSAATGRNLNQKWLLIAQALSTEPKLKEYLDQLRTFVLNNTKLDLEKDILNWMDGDYAFFLFPSKGGLLGSIPNLNLGIGIALETNNRAAAETTLKKLDELIKSFSEGEVVVNTHDIQGQNITSWDINGESSQSLLAYNWVDEKTLVISTGFGAIKDLVPQPYIPLPATYNFQTATNSLPRPNYGYFYLNGGSTLSWIYGFAPSFFDDKNFRPWKSIIGSIYSLSATSSTTPDKEQVDFLMVLAPTRRPINPVGKE
- a CDS encoding aldo/keto reductase, with the translated sequence MEISRRDLLKIASASGLGTVGLAASAGIGKQALAQNQPTPIKKGEMIYRQLGRTGEKVSVIGLGGHHIGRPKDEEEGIRLIRTAIDRGINFMDNSWDYHNGGSEIRMGKALRDGYRQKVFLMTKIDGRTKKAAAQQIDDSLKRLQSDRIDLLQHHEIIRMEDPDRIFAPGGAMEAVLEAQKAGKIRYIGFTGHKDPLVHLRMLDVAAQNNFRFDTVQMPLNVMDAHFRSFERQVLPRLVKDGIGVLGMKSMGDQNILKSNTVKPIECLHYAMNLPTSTVITGIESMKILDQAFEAVRTFEPMSQAQVQELLNRTRQAAAKGQYELFKTTSQFDSTALNPEWLG
- a CDS encoding PEP-CTERM sorting domain-containing protein, with translation MKSNRQLSKIVLVSPASVSSSLVNISICTVILAGAASAPALADPVPDPVFPDLPTVFCFRFTDSQLVPGDAGNDRIEFEFEVLNWTNTKASGVDIALNQGNGFGSVREAKPFFAGAGIDPNGRPIGAGDDGLPPGNLNITNDWRVDSITPGNELEKTAIKWRAGTPINNIDLLGGTRPSFINPNDPETIDNGDNVLDGFTFTADDFDIGEVLSFNWFLKDVNDVPIGSVGRGNAYGFGTVNITRITSGSPLPGRVLVGNTGFSQSPNLFYDRIYDLGDGTQLAAEFGAGITAPFQNPNDNPGVAINTEPVPEPTTIMSLAVAFGFGNFFQKKDFLKSKRA